A window from Cryptomeria japonica chromosome 1, Sugi_1.0, whole genome shotgun sequence encodes these proteins:
- the LOC131050500 gene encoding pectinesterase, which produces MRFGSYSAKVVWVLSAAILTMCVAAWMGIAIFHNGSGGKLIDSSCKKTPYPEVCVSALQSYEGANSKNLAHITVKASLHRAQKAYSSTLKAASEFPELMAFEDCIGLFVDVVDHVNRSMAEVPGLDVNPSKAQIANAKTWISAALTDVETCLDGFRETTGTVMAKVEDHCQSLTRSLSNALYVFQLYFPDNDNVSGFSGSPLFNNPHPGSGFSGRPVLINPNPHPGSGFSFPPWMSRTDRRLLQVPALALHVNATVAQDGSGQYKTIGEALMHVPSHGSERYVIYVKAGVYEENVLLYKEKTNVMLLGDGRDRTIVASSKNVKDGYTTFASATFGASGKGFIARDMTFANFAGPRKNQAVALRVGADLSAFYRCNFIGFQNTLYVHSLRQFYRECNIYGTVDFILGNAAAIFQNCTIIVRAPMANQTNTITAQGRNDPNQNTGFSIQNCSIVASTDRVPVRSAYLGKPWKLFSRTVIIQSFLGDVIHPAGWLEWSEDYGLERVYYGEYMNSGPGSKVDGRVGWGGYRVIKRVEEVNIFSVDNFISGATWLPSSGIPFDHEL; this is translated from the exons ATGAGGTTCGGTAGCTATTCAGCAAAGGTCGTGTGGGTATTGTCGGCAGCAATACTAACAATGTGTGTGGCCGCCTGGATGGGCATTGCAATTTTCCACAATGGCAGTGGAGGGAAGCTCATCGACTCTAGCTGCAAGAAGACACCATACCCTGAGGTCTGTGTTTCAGCATTGCAATCATATGAAGGAGCGAATTCCAAGAATCTTGCTCATATTACTGTGAAGGCGAGCTTACATCGAGCTCAGAAAGCATACAGCTCGACTTTGAAAGCAGCTTCCGAGTTTCCAGAACTCATGGCTTTTGAAGATTGCATTGGCCTGTTCGTAGATGTTGTGGATCACGTCAACCGGTCGATGGCAGAAGTACCCGGCCTGGATGTGAATCCCTCCAAGGCTCAGATTGCAAATGCCAAGACATGGATAAGCGCGGCTCTCACGGACGTGGAGACATGCCTGGATGGTTTCAGAGAGACGACCGGGACAGTGATGGCCAAGGTGGAGGATCATTGTCAGTCTTTGACAAGATCTCTCAGCAATGCTCTGTACGTGTTCCAGCTCTACTTCCCTGATAACGATAATGTGTCTGGGTTTTCTGGGAGTCCTCTGTTTAATAACCCTCACCCTGGGTCTGGCTTTTCTGGTCGTCCTGTGTTAATTAACCCTAACCCTCACCCTGGGTCTGGGTTTTCTTTTCCTCCGTGGATGTCCCGGACCGATCGGAGGCTGTTACAAGTGCCTGCGTTGGCGTTGCATGTGAATGCAACTGTGGCTCAGGACGGCAGTGGGCAGTACAAGACCATTGGAGAGGCTCTCATGCACGTGCCGTCTCATGGCAGTGAGCGGTATGTTATCTATGTCAAAGCTGGCGTGTATGAGGAAAATGTGCTTCTCTACAAGGAGAAGACGAATGTGATGTTGCTTGGCGATGGGCGCGACCGGACCATTGTTGCTTCCAGCAAAAATGTCAAGGATGGCTACACAACCTTCGCCTCTGCAACTTTTG GTGCATCTGGCAAAGGATTTATTGCCAGAGATATGACCTTTGCCAACTTTGCAGGACCACGCAAGAATCAAGCTGTAGCTCTACGTGTGGGAGCTGATCTTTCAGCCTTTTACCGCTGCAACTTTATTGGCTTCCAGAACACCTTATATGTTCACTCCCTCCGCCAGTTCTACAGAGAGTGTAATATCTATGGCACTGTAGACTTCATCTTGGGCAATGCAGCTGCCATTTTTCAGAATTGCACTATTATTGTGAGAGCACCAATGGCCAATCAGACCAACACCATTACTGCTCAGGGCAGAAACGACCCCAACCAGAACACTGGCTTTTCCATTCAAAACTGCAGCATTGTGGCCTCCACAGATCGTGTTCCAGTCAGATCTGCTTATCTTGGAAAGCCATGGAAACTGTTCTCGCGGACAGTCATCATTCAGAGCTTCTTAGGCGATGTAATCCACCCAGCTGGCTGGCTGGAGTGGTCGGAAGATTATGGGCTGGAAAGAGTATATTATGGAGAATATATGAACAGCGGACCCGGCTCAAAGGTGGACGGGCGAGTTGGATGGGGGGGTTATAGGGTCATTAAAAGAGTAGAGGAGGTCAATATTTTTAGTGTTGATAATTTCATTTCTGGGGCTACTTGGTTGCCATCTAGTGGAATTCCCTTTGATCATGAATTGTAA